One region of Myxococcus xanthus genomic DNA includes:
- a CDS encoding ABC transporter ATP-binding protein has protein sequence MKVEGLSRTFPGNIAVLSGLDLDVAPGSFVALLGPSGCGKSTLLRLVAGLDRAEAGHISFTPTLERTQGERAPIAYVFQDAHLLPWRSVLDNAALPLELTGVSKPERQAAARAVLEQVGLGDATDRFPAELSGGMRMRVSLARALVTHPRLLLLDEPFAALDELTRGRLDDQLRALWRKLGMTVLFVTHSISEAAYLAERAVVLSRRPARVVLDRTLELPGERSASLRTEASFAREARLLNEALEQGERW, from the coding sequence GTGAAGGTCGAGGGCCTGAGCCGCACCTTCCCAGGCAACATCGCCGTGCTGTCGGGGCTGGACCTGGACGTGGCGCCCGGTTCGTTCGTGGCGCTGCTCGGTCCCTCCGGGTGCGGCAAGTCCACGCTGCTGCGACTGGTGGCCGGACTGGACCGCGCCGAGGCCGGGCACATCTCCTTCACCCCGACGCTGGAGCGAACCCAGGGCGAGCGCGCCCCCATCGCCTACGTCTTCCAGGACGCGCACCTGCTGCCCTGGCGCTCGGTGCTGGACAACGCGGCGCTTCCGCTGGAGCTGACCGGTGTGTCGAAACCGGAGCGGCAGGCCGCCGCGCGCGCCGTGCTCGAGCAGGTGGGGCTCGGTGATGCCACCGACCGCTTTCCGGCGGAGCTGTCTGGCGGCATGCGCATGCGCGTGTCCCTGGCACGCGCGCTCGTCACCCACCCCCGGCTGCTGCTGCTGGACGAGCCCTTCGCCGCCCTGGACGAGCTGACGCGCGGCCGGCTGGATGATCAACTCCGCGCGCTGTGGCGCAAGCTGGGGATGACCGTGCTCTTCGTCACCCACTCCATTTCCGAAGCCGCCTACCTGGCCGAGCGAGCCGTGGTCCTGTCGCGACGTCCCGCGCGCGTGGTGCTGGATCGGACGCTGGAGCTGCCAGGTGAGCGCAGCGCGTCCCTGCGCACAGAGGCGTCCTTCGCCCGCGAGGCCCGCCTGCTCAACGAGGCCCTGGAACAAGGAGAGCGCTGGTGA
- a CDS encoding ABC transporter permease — protein sequence MNRSALRAAVPPLVALVVLLTLWEGTVRLLEVPRWLVPPPSAIGAAGAQEASSLLGAAVTTGRSALVGFGLSAVLGVLVAVLLASSRMVERALYPYTLFLQTVPIVAIAPLLVLWFGPGPRAVAVSSFIVSLFPVIANTLTGLRSVEPSLRDMFRLYGARRLATLWKLELPAAMPHLFTGLRIASGLAVIGAIVGEFVAGFSEGTAGLGILVLAAYRQLRTDLLFAAVLAASGLGLVLFGVVSLTGARLLRRWHPSAQGT from the coding sequence GTGAACCGCTCAGCCCTTCGCGCTGCGGTCCCTCCGCTGGTGGCGCTCGTCGTCCTGCTGACCCTATGGGAAGGCACGGTGCGCCTGCTGGAGGTTCCGCGCTGGCTGGTGCCTCCGCCCTCGGCCATTGGTGCCGCGGGAGCCCAGGAGGCCTCCTCGCTCCTCGGCGCGGCGGTCACCACGGGCCGCTCCGCCCTGGTCGGCTTCGGGTTGAGCGCGGTCCTGGGGGTGCTCGTGGCCGTCCTCCTGGCCTCCTCGCGGATGGTGGAGCGCGCCCTCTACCCCTACACGCTCTTCCTGCAGACAGTGCCCATCGTGGCCATCGCCCCGCTGCTGGTGCTGTGGTTCGGCCCGGGCCCTCGCGCCGTCGCGGTGTCGTCCTTCATCGTCTCGCTCTTCCCGGTCATCGCCAACACGCTCACCGGGCTGCGCTCGGTGGAGCCCTCGCTCCGGGACATGTTCCGCCTCTATGGCGCGCGGCGGCTCGCCACGCTGTGGAAGCTGGAGCTGCCCGCGGCGATGCCACACCTGTTCACGGGGCTGCGCATCGCCTCGGGCCTGGCCGTCATCGGCGCCATCGTCGGCGAGTTCGTCGCCGGCTTCTCCGAGGGCACCGCGGGGCTGGGAATCCTCGTCCTGGCCGCGTACCGTCAACTGCGCACGGATCTACTGTTCGCCGCGGTGCTGGCGGCCTCGGGGCTGGGCTTGGTGTTGTTCGGTGTCGTGAGCCTCACCGGCGCCCGGCTGCTGCGGCGCTGGCACCCGTCGGCGCAGGGAACATGA